One window of Cryobacterium arcticum genomic DNA carries:
- a CDS encoding GntR family transcriptional regulator, with amino-acid sequence MYTETVKSAPERASDRAYRVLRDEILDGVLPAGTVLLEVEQSARLGVSRTPLRSAVARLVTDGLVAGRSGRGFSVTAMSVESINDLYELREALEERAATLAARGADRSAFGMLRERFLAAPALLDNGETGIHEYYALIDEFDAAIDAAVDNAFLVGALDTVRTHLARIRRVARGNPVRLRQAAAEHLLILDAIIDGDAALAAHATHVHLHLSLASVLAVLGSTDQAS; translated from the coding sequence GTGTATACAGAAACCGTGAAGTCCGCACCGGAGCGGGCCAGCGACCGGGCCTACCGGGTGCTGCGCGACGAGATTCTCGACGGTGTGCTCCCGGCCGGAACGGTGCTTCTGGAGGTGGAACAGTCCGCCAGACTCGGGGTCTCCCGCACCCCCTTGCGCTCCGCCGTGGCCCGGCTGGTCACCGACGGCCTCGTCGCCGGCCGCAGCGGCCGGGGCTTCTCGGTCACCGCGATGTCGGTCGAGTCGATCAACGATCTCTACGAGCTGCGTGAGGCCCTCGAGGAGCGCGCGGCGACCCTGGCCGCCCGCGGCGCCGACCGTTCGGCGTTCGGGATGCTGCGCGAGCGATTCCTCGCCGCTCCCGCCCTGCTCGACAACGGTGAGACCGGCATCCACGAGTACTACGCCCTGATCGACGAGTTCGACGCGGCCATCGATGCCGCCGTCGACAATGCCTTCCTGGTGGGAGCCCTCGACACGGTGCGCACGCACCTGGCGCGCATCCGCCGGGTCGCCCGCGGCAACCCGGTGCGGCTGCGCCAGGCGGCGGCCGAACACCTGCTGATCCTCGACGCGATCATCGACGGCGACGCGGCGCTCGCCGCGCACGCCACCCATGTGCACCTCCACCTGAGCCTGGCGAGCGTGCTCGCGGTGCTCGGCTCCACCGACCAGGCTTCCTGA
- a CDS encoding MmgE/PrpD family protein, with product MQSTEVRVHPSEDSPARTEQLAWKLAACAADPVPVDVDVTEMIINRVIDNAAVAAASLTRDPVAAARSQALAHPRSGGGDGATVFGPPSGRRVSPEWAAWANGVAVRELDYHDTFLAAEYSHPGDNIPPIVAVAQHLAAARGLTGHELVRGIATGYEVQIDLARSISLHKHKIDHVAHLGPSAAAGIGTLLGLDPDTIFQAIGQALHTTTATRQSRKGEISSWKAFAPAFAGKMAVEAVDRAMRGQTSPTPIYEGEDGVIAWLLDGPEASYDVSLPAGGEPKRAILDSFTKEHSAEYQAQALIDLARKLHREHPEILVPGAVRSIVIHTSHHTHNVIGSGANDPQKYDPRASRETLDHSVPYIFTVALQDGTWHHVDSYLPERARRADTVALWNTVTTSEDAEWTRRYHSADPAEKAFGGRVEILLADGTRLVDELAVADAHPLGARPFVREDYVAKFRLLAGDALEPPEIERFLDLAQRLPELSGSELGSLTLVARPGLFDALPSLNGIF from the coding sequence GTGCAGTCCACCGAAGTGCGCGTTCACCCGAGCGAGGACAGCCCCGCCCGCACCGAACAACTGGCCTGGAAGCTCGCCGCCTGCGCGGCCGACCCGGTGCCCGTCGACGTTGATGTGACCGAGATGATCATCAACCGCGTGATCGACAACGCCGCCGTCGCGGCGGCCTCGCTCACCCGCGACCCGGTCGCCGCGGCCCGCTCGCAGGCGCTGGCGCATCCGCGCTCAGGCGGCGGCGACGGCGCTACAGTGTTCGGTCCGCCCAGCGGCCGCCGGGTGTCGCCGGAATGGGCCGCCTGGGCCAACGGTGTGGCCGTCCGGGAGCTCGACTACCACGACACCTTCCTCGCCGCCGAGTACTCGCACCCGGGCGACAACATCCCGCCGATCGTGGCCGTGGCCCAGCACCTGGCCGCCGCCCGCGGCCTCACCGGGCACGAGCTGGTGCGCGGTATCGCCACGGGCTACGAGGTGCAGATCGACCTGGCCCGCTCGATCAGCCTGCACAAGCACAAGATCGACCACGTCGCCCACCTGGGCCCGTCGGCCGCTGCCGGTATCGGCACCCTGTTGGGCCTGGATCCCGACACGATCTTCCAGGCCATCGGCCAGGCCCTGCACACCACCACGGCCACCCGGCAGTCCCGCAAGGGCGAGATCTCCAGCTGGAAGGCATTCGCGCCCGCGTTCGCCGGCAAGATGGCCGTTGAGGCCGTGGACCGGGCCATGCGCGGCCAGACCAGCCCCACCCCGATCTACGAGGGCGAGGACGGTGTCATCGCCTGGCTGCTCGACGGGCCCGAGGCCTCCTACGACGTGTCGTTGCCGGCCGGTGGCGAGCCCAAACGCGCGATCCTGGACAGCTTCACCAAGGAGCACTCGGCCGAATACCAGGCCCAGGCGCTCATCGACCTGGCCCGCAAGCTGCACCGCGAGCACCCCGAGATCCTGGTGCCCGGCGCGGTGCGGTCGATCGTCATCCACACCTCGCACCACACCCACAACGTCATCGGCTCCGGAGCCAACGACCCGCAGAAGTACGACCCGCGGGCCAGCCGGGAGACCCTGGACCACTCGGTGCCGTACATCTTCACCGTCGCGCTGCAGGACGGCACCTGGCACCACGTGGACTCCTACCTGCCCGAGCGGGCCCGGCGGGCCGACACCGTGGCCCTGTGGAACACCGTGACCACGAGCGAAGACGCCGAGTGGACCCGGCGCTACCACTCCGCCGACCCGGCCGAGAAGGCGTTCGGCGGGCGGGTGGAGATCCTGCTGGCCGACGGCACCCGCCTGGTCGACGAGCTGGCCGTGGCGGATGCGCATCCGCTCGGCGCCCGCCCCTTCGTGCGGGAGGACTACGTCGCCAAGTTCCGGCTGCTCGCCGGCGACGCCCTGGAGCCGCCGGAGATCGAGCGGTTCCTCGACCTCGCCCAGCGGCTCCCCGAGCTCTCCGGCTCCGAGCTCGGCTCGCTCACCCTCGTGGCCCGGCCCGGCCTCTTCGACGCGCTGCCCAGCCTGAACGGAATCTTCTGA